One window from the genome of Clupea harengus chromosome 19, Ch_v2.0.2, whole genome shotgun sequence encodes:
- the ptpn2b gene encoding tyrosine-protein phosphatase non-receptor type 2 isoform X2, with protein MDQDFVDIDSEGRWQNLYVEIRNQSHECPYKVAKYPENRNRNRYRDVSPFDHSRVKLENTENDYINASLVMMEEAQRSYILTQGPLRNTCGHFWLMIWEQKTKAIVMLNRVIEKGSEKCAQYWPTQEEHDTTFRDTRFKVTLVSEDVKSYYTTRVLELQNITTGETRQLYHFHYTTWPDFGVPESPASFLNFLFKVRESDALGSDCGPAVVHCSAGIGRSGTFSLVDTCLVLMEKRKDPASVDIKKILLDMRQYRMGLIQTADQLRFSYMAVMEGAKCTVGDSSVQKRWKELSREDHEPTSDSPPPAQASKTPSDKHNGCQLSCSEERADGEAGKRTGTGTDAPSKEQESDGAMGNGRKRQRDERLSNSTQKTPQKQTKPRLGDSEKKRKRARTSDA; from the exons ATGGACCAAGATTTTGTGGACATAGATTCTGAGGGCCGGTGGCAAAACCTATACGTT GAAATACGCAACCAGTCCCACGAATGTCCTTACAAAGTGGCGAAATATCCAGAAAATAGGAATCGCAATCGATACAGAGATGTCAGCCCAT TTGATCACAGTCGAGTCAAActagaaaacacagaaaatgatTACATCAATGCCAGTTTAGTGATGATGGAGGAAGCCCAAAGAAGTTACATTTTAACTCAG GGTCCACTGCGGAACACATGTGGCCACTTCTGGCTGATGATCTGGGAGCAGAAGACCAAAGCCATCGTCATGCTAAACCGTGTCATTGAGAAGGGATCG GAGAAGTGTGCTCAGTACTGGCCGACTCAGGAGGAGCATGACACGACCTTTAGGGACACACGCTTCAAGGTGACACTTGTCTCAGAAGACGTGAAGTCCTATTACACCACCAGAGTGCTGGAGTTGCAAAATATCACT ACGGGAGAGACGAGGCAGCTGTATCACTTCCATTACACCACCTGGCCAGACTTTGGTGTCCCAGAATCCCCTGCTTCCTTCCTCAATTTCCTGTTTAAGGTGCGCGAGTCGGACGCTCTCGGCTCAGACTGTGGACCGGCAGTTGTTCACTGTAGCGCAGGTATCGGCCGATCCGGAACCTTCTCCCTGGTAGACACCTGCCTGGTTCTT ATGGAAAAGCGGAAGGACCCAGCGTCAGTGGACATCAAAAAGATCCTTCTGGACATGAGACAATACCGCATGGGCCTGATTCAGACAGCCGACCAGCTCCGCTTCTCCTACATGGCTGTGATGGAGGGAGCCAAGTGCACCGTGGGAGACTCCTCAGTGCAG AAACGGTGGAAAGAGCTCTCCAGAGAAGACCACGAGCCTACGTCTGactccccacccccagcccaggCCTCCAAGACcccttcagacaaacacaatgGCTGCCAGCTCTCCTGTTCGGAGGAGAGGGCCGATGGGGAGGCGGGCAAgcggacggggacggggacggatGCACCCAGCAAGGAACAGGAATCGGATGGAGCGATGGGAAA CGGGAGGAAGCGCCAGCGGGACGAGAGACTGTCCAACTCCACGCAGAAGACTCCACAGAAGCAGACCAAGCCCAGACTGGGAGAttcagagaagaagaggaaaag
- the ptpn2b gene encoding tyrosine-protein phosphatase non-receptor type 2 isoform X1, translating to MDQDFVDIDSEGRWQNLYVEIRNQSHECPYKVAKYPENRNRNRYRDVSPFDHSRVKLENTENDYINASLVMMEEAQRSYILTQGPLRNTCGHFWLMIWEQKTKAIVMLNRVIEKGSEKCAQYWPTQEEHDTTFRDTRFKVTLVSEDVKSYYTTRVLELQNITTGETRQLYHFHYTTWPDFGVPESPASFLNFLFKVRESDALGSDCGPAVVHCSAGIGRSGTFSLVDTCLVLMEKRKDPASVDIKKILLDMRQYRMGLIQTADQLRFSYMAVMEGAKCTVGDSSVQKRWKELSREDHEPTSDSPPPAQASKTPSDKHNGCQLSCSEERADGEAGKRTGTGTDAPSKEQESDGAMGNGRKRQRDERLSNSTQKTPQKQTKPRLGDSEKKRKSLACICCT from the exons ATGGACCAAGATTTTGTGGACATAGATTCTGAGGGCCGGTGGCAAAACCTATACGTT GAAATACGCAACCAGTCCCACGAATGTCCTTACAAAGTGGCGAAATATCCAGAAAATAGGAATCGCAATCGATACAGAGATGTCAGCCCAT TTGATCACAGTCGAGTCAAActagaaaacacagaaaatgatTACATCAATGCCAGTTTAGTGATGATGGAGGAAGCCCAAAGAAGTTACATTTTAACTCAG GGTCCACTGCGGAACACATGTGGCCACTTCTGGCTGATGATCTGGGAGCAGAAGACCAAAGCCATCGTCATGCTAAACCGTGTCATTGAGAAGGGATCG GAGAAGTGTGCTCAGTACTGGCCGACTCAGGAGGAGCATGACACGACCTTTAGGGACACACGCTTCAAGGTGACACTTGTCTCAGAAGACGTGAAGTCCTATTACACCACCAGAGTGCTGGAGTTGCAAAATATCACT ACGGGAGAGACGAGGCAGCTGTATCACTTCCATTACACCACCTGGCCAGACTTTGGTGTCCCAGAATCCCCTGCTTCCTTCCTCAATTTCCTGTTTAAGGTGCGCGAGTCGGACGCTCTCGGCTCAGACTGTGGACCGGCAGTTGTTCACTGTAGCGCAGGTATCGGCCGATCCGGAACCTTCTCCCTGGTAGACACCTGCCTGGTTCTT ATGGAAAAGCGGAAGGACCCAGCGTCAGTGGACATCAAAAAGATCCTTCTGGACATGAGACAATACCGCATGGGCCTGATTCAGACAGCCGACCAGCTCCGCTTCTCCTACATGGCTGTGATGGAGGGAGCCAAGTGCACCGTGGGAGACTCCTCAGTGCAG AAACGGTGGAAAGAGCTCTCCAGAGAAGACCACGAGCCTACGTCTGactccccacccccagcccaggCCTCCAAGACcccttcagacaaacacaatgGCTGCCAGCTCTCCTGTTCGGAGGAGAGGGCCGATGGGGAGGCGGGCAAgcggacggggacggggacggatGCACCCAGCAAGGAACAGGAATCGGATGGAGCGATGGGAAA CGGGAGGAAGCGCCAGCGGGACGAGAGACTGTCCAACTCCACGCAGAAGACTCCACAGAAGCAGACCAAGCCCAGACTGGGAGAttcagagaagaagaggaaaag
- the LOC105907677 gene encoding transmembrane protein 268, with protein MEERLKLTRENSKSVTSETASHLQPTRTQPGNSPAPKWTNGQCVLAVPSSSVFSPRFDLSLCRGLLERKGFQIPTQDFEAPLQSALGSSSVRRFLFFNSNVFHFILTPVLYLVLWCGVYSTVHLYMGETITDFWVLCLCVSLVSIAFTTVILLILHHNSKEINMNIDTRLIQVNERLIRHSLLIGVADWVQQCTGTLQLFCVYWDLTPCLAGLTEALENMSFVRDELQKKLKKRMSSLTLVTEVMSYDPDAISLDHDVPEEERPLLEENEDTNRSTPSSQREETKLTKNLSLVPDHTLPAQDIAQQLLLIYSSAYIKLLVSERLSRAPQGLINGRRSHCTTAALCLCQYVNLKVLH; from the exons ATGGAAGAGAGACTCAAACTGACTCGAGAGAATTCAAAAAGTGTCACTAGTGAAACTGCGTCGCACCTTCAGCCCACCAGGACCCAACCAGGAAACAGTCCAGCACCTAAATGGACCAATG gccagtgtgtgttggcCGTTCCCAGCTCCTCTGTGTTCAGTCCGAGGTTTGACCTTTCACTCTGTCGGGGTCTACTGGAGCGGAAAGGCTTTCAG ATCCCTACACAGGACTTTGAGGCCCCTCTTCAGAGTGCTCTGGGCAGTTCATCTGTACGCAGATTCCTCTTCTTCAACTCCAACGTCTTCCACTTCATCCTGACCCCA GTGCTGTATctagtgctgtggtgtggtgtgtactcTACGGTCCATCTCTACATGGGAGAGACTATCACAGATTTCTGGgtgctttgtctgtgtgtcagcctgGTTTCCATCGCCTTTACTACAGTGATTCTCCTCATTCTCCACCACAACAGCAAAGAG ATCAACATGAACATAGACACCCGGCTGATCCAGGTGAATGAGAGGCTGATCAGACACTCTCTGCTGATAGGGGTGGCAGACTGGGTACAGCAGTGTACAGGAACACTGCAG ctCTTCTGTGTTTACTGGGACTTGACACCCTGCCTGGCTGGCCTCACAGAAGCTCTTGAGAACATGAGTTTTGTCAGAGATGAGCTGCAG AAAAAGCTGAAGAAAAGAATGTCCAGTCTGACCTTGGTGACAGAGGTAATGAGTTATGACCCTGATGCAATCTCACTGGACCATGATGTTCCTGAAGAGGAGCGCCCGTTGTTGGAAGAGAATGAAGACACAAATCGCAGTACTCCCTCTAGTCAGCGGGAGGAGACAAAACTCACAAAAAACCTCAGTCTTGTGCCAGACCACACCTTACCGGCACAG GACATAGCACAGCAGCTTCTACTGATTTATAGTTCCGCCTACATAAAGCTGCTGGTATCTGAGAGACTTTCCCGTGCCCCACAAGGACTCATTAACGGAAGGAGATCTCACTGTACAACTgctgctctgtgtctctgtcagtaTGTCAATCTAAAAGTCTTGCATTAA
- the prrt1 gene encoding proline-rich transmembrane protein 1 yields MSSEKHGLDESGRQPMSQQMNQQMNQQMNQQMNQQMNQQMNQQMNQQMNQMLPPPYIPSQDPNMPPQAPPNQGCGPQPNYPPPPPPPGSDGYHQETQFHCGTLGHSRSSNGYTVQTHGPGGTVQHPPVGYMHTGYPLQLQPCTAYVPVYPIGTSGQPYMPNGGPHPGVAPGQMAMQMPPGIALMETRRAPHDYLPIAVLTTVCCFWPTGIIAIIKAMQVRTAVARGDMVTAEIASREARNFSFISLAVGIASIVLCTILTVVVIIASQHHEDDWEP; encoded by the exons ATGTCGTCGGAGAAGCACG GTCTGGATGAGTCAGGGAGGCAGCCAATGTCCCAACAAATGAACCAACAAATGAACCAACAAATGAACCAACAAATGAACCAACAAATGAACCAGCAGATGAACCAGCAGATGAACCAGCAGATGAACCAGATGCTTCCCCCTCCCTACATCCCCTCCCAGGACCCTAACATGCCCCCACAGGCACCCCCGAACCAAGGCTGTGGCCCCCAGCCCAactaccctcctcctccgcctcctcctggCTCAGACGGGTACCATCAGGAGACTCAGTTCCACTGCGGGACTCTGGGTCATTCTCGGTCTTCTAACGGCTACACCGTGCAAACCCACGGCCCGGGGGGAACCGTCCAACACCCCCCTGTTGGGTACATGCACACAGGATACCCGCTTCAGCTTCAGCCATGCACAGCTTATGTACCCGTCTATCCCATTGGGACATCG GGTCAGCCCTACATGCCTAATGGAGGCCCCCACCCTGGCGTGGCCCCTGGGCAGATGGCGATGCAGATGCCCCCTGGCATTGCCTTGATGGAGACACGGCGCGCCCCACATGACTACCTACCCATTGCTGTCCTCACCACCGTCTGTTGCTTCTGGCCTACAGGAATCATAGCCATCATCAAAGCCATGCAG GTGCGCACAGCGGTTGCTAGGGGAGATATGGTTACTGCGGAGATTGCCTCCCGAGAGGCACGGAACTTCTCCTTCATCAGTCTGGCGGTGGGCATCGCCTCCATTGTGCTCTGTACCATCCTAACAGTGGTGGTCATCATTGCTTCCCAGCATCACGAGGACGACTGGGAGCCATAG